Proteins from one Calditrichota bacterium genomic window:
- a CDS encoding four helix bundle protein, translated as MHDNQNLIPSHGGYRNLKAYQMAEIVYDATVKFCNRFINIRSRTHDQMVQAARSGKQNIAEGSMASGTSKKIELKLIGIARASLEELLLDYEDFLRQNNLSLWDKNDPKALAIRQIGFQENRSYVSYRTYIEEKSKEIAANTIICIVHQTNYLLDQLKRRLESDFLKEGGFTERMYRVRKNFKDRNK; from the coding sequence TTGCATGACAATCAGAATTTAATCCCATCGCATGGCGGCTATCGCAATCTAAAAGCCTATCAAATGGCAGAGATTGTATATGATGCCACTGTTAAATTTTGCAATCGTTTTATAAACATAAGGTCTCGCACGCACGATCAAATGGTTCAGGCAGCTCGTAGTGGTAAACAGAATATTGCCGAGGGGAGTATGGCTTCGGGGACATCAAAAAAGATAGAACTAAAATTAATTGGAATCGCCCGCGCCAGCTTGGAAGAACTTCTTTTGGATTATGAGGATTTTTTGAGACAGAATAATTTGTCTTTATGGGATAAAAATGATCCAAAGGCTCTAGCGATAAGACAAATTGGCTTTCAAGAGAATCGGTCGTATGTGTCATATAGGACTTACATTGAGGAAAAATCAAAAGAAATAGCAGCTAATACAATAATATGTATCGTTCATCAGACAAACTATTTGCTAGATCAATTAAAGCGAAGACTTGAAAGCGACTTCTTGAAAGAAGGTGGCTTTACTGAAAGAATGTATCGAGTCAGGAAAAATTTCAAGGATAGGAATAAATAA